Within the Plectropomus leopardus isolate mb unplaced genomic scaffold, YSFRI_Pleo_2.0 unplaced_scaffold11309, whole genome shotgun sequence genome, the region TGAGAATTatatttttggacctttttccctattttttaattatctcttgtaatcaccaacagctgattttcaggccattttctcctcaccttttacaattttctgcaatttgttttgcaatgacctctctttccaagttgcttattgcccttttcctgttttcaaaccaatttgctcaagtccaaaggttaaaatacttgtgaaaggcgtctgaacgcagcacaagaagagTGATGTCGACccagtttcagagggttaaactaACCACAGAGGGACGAGAACTCCTCGGGCTGAGCGTAGGTCATGACAGCAGCCAGCGCTTCCCTCCAGTTCTGCAGGTCGCACGTCTTCAGGATGTCGTGCCAATCTTTCATCACCACGGCGCTgatcagctgcagcacaaaaacCAAAGGTTACATCATCGGTAATAAACTCTCAGTACCTAAAACTCTCAGTAAACATTCTTACCTTGGTTATCTTGCTGTGCGTTTTCGTAAAATACTTCCTCTGGGTTTTCTCCAGCAGCTCGGCCCCTCCGGCGATGGCCAGGATGATGCTGTCTGCCATCCGGTTGTCATGGAGACAGAGCTCCACGGCGCCCTCGAAGTCTCCGGTCAGCAGGGCCTGCGTGATCAGCCCGTCCACATCtggcaggaaaacaaacagtcaaacaccaaatgttcatttttaatctgttagtgctttctctctgctgctgtgcgctataaaaaatccttttaaattacaataaactactgacagctttagttactttacagtgtcaaaaccacagaaaaaaccccccaaaacaaaaaactttggctccaaaaagcatcaagatacattttttcactgtattttgaaaaaaaaaaaagcaaattacttacttacttactatattaactttaaatgtattacAGTATTCTACAGTAGAGTTTGAGGTACACAGGGTAATATTGGgtccaaaaagcatcaagatttacactgttgctgtattttaaaaaaagtacataacTGTTAAATTTGGCTATATTTTTACGGCAGTAATTTTTGCTCAAAAACAGTCAcctctgtgttttattatattttgaaaaaaagtacaatgctgctctgtatttttacagaagtTTGTTACAGTGCAGGTTTACGTCATGACTGCTGTTACCTTGGCTGATGCTGAGATTGACTCCGTCTGTATTGGCCGGAGTCGGAGCAGGAGCAGGTGCTGGTGCCGGCTCCTCAATGAGCTCCTCAACCAGAGCTGGAACTGGAGCCTCGATGGGCTCCTCCACTGGAGCCAGGACCTCAGGAGGACTGAGCTCCTGCTCCGCTGGTGCTGCCGGCTCCTGAAACACCAGAGAAACATCCCATCACGTCTTAGCTTCACTCTTCTCCTCCCTTCATTTGTTGCAGGACTTATTTGAACATGCGATCTCCCCCCTCTGGCAGAGAGCTGCACTGCACAAAAGAGGTCAATGTGTGCTTACGATGTCAGCAGAGCTTTAAGCAAATTTTTATTTCTGGATCTTCATTAAGAGCGCTACTGAAATATATCAATACTGTTCTGTTAGTCTTTGCACCACACTGTCAAAGTGCATGCTCTTAAATCGTGAAAGTTTTCATTCACTGGCAGCAGATGcttctcatccatcaatctgatcaacTGTGAGCAGAtcgacagatcagttatccactgcaagagtcacaaactgctgctgaggaaaaaaataactcatggagagctctgtcTGCGCCGGCCCAGAAtgacttttccccattgacttacataCAGGAGACgtttgtaaataattttttgtgagcgtcaaaaTCCTCGTGAAAGGACTGACAGACGAATGTTCTCATTAACCAAACGTGCTTCAGTGAGCTCGAATTAACCTGATCAACTCAGTCTTAAAGTGAAATGTGAAAGTTAccaaaatcacatcaaaaaAGTAGCTTGTGGACTCTATATATACACACCAACACAGTCTAGAGAAAAAAGATCCAATCAGccttaaataattaaaatcaacCGTGTGTTTGTAATGTTGTGCAGGGCCTGAGTTTAAAGCTGGGGATACACTACATGactttaaaaatcctaaaaaaaatctgcaaaaacagggAGTATACACCAACCAACTGGCTTCAGCAGATTTTTTATGAGGACTTAAAAATAGTGGATGATACACTTAATGGCCGCACCAGCTGAGGAATCACAGAC harbors:
- the LOC121963451 gene encoding protein transport protein Sec31A-like; translation: MIASSNLEPAATLELNSAPDLETEAPAAAEDLEEVPASEPEEKVEQVLPEEEAEEEEIPLDDEQEPAAPAEQELSPPEVLAPVEEPIEAPVPALVEELIEEPAPAPAPAPTPANTDGVNLSISQDVDGLITQALLTGDFEGAVELCLHDNRMADSIILAIAGGAELLEKTQRKYFTKTHSKITKLISAVVMKDWHDILKTCDLQNWREALAAVMTYAQPEEFSSLC